Proteins encoded in a region of the Terriglobia bacterium genome:
- a CDS encoding response regulator has translation MKVLIAEDDRDSRELLAWMLEKLGYQTVATTNGKEAWDAFRKSRFRLVISDVLMPEIDGLELCRRIRKHKQSKYTYIIMITALIGKKDYLEGMEAGADDFVTKPFDPDELKARLRVAERIISFQEQAALAEETKSRD, from the coding sequence ATGAAAGTGCTCATCGCTGAAGACGACCGCGATTCCCGTGAATTGCTGGCGTGGATGCTGGAAAAGCTCGGTTATCAAACCGTCGCGACGACTAACGGGAAAGAAGCGTGGGATGCGTTTCGCAAGAGTCGTTTCCGTCTTGTGATTTCAGATGTGTTGATGCCCGAGATCGACGGCCTCGAACTCTGCAGGCGCATACGCAAGCACAAGCAATCGAAATACACCTACATCATCATGATCACGGCTCTGATCGGTAAGAAAGACTACCTCGAGGGTATGGAAGCAGGCGCGGATGACTTCGTGACGAAGCCGTTCGACCCCGATGAGCTGAAGGCCAGGCTCCGCGTAGCGGAACGCATTATTTCATTCCAGGAACAAGCCGCATTGGCGGAAGAAACCAAATCCCGGGATTAA
- a CDS encoding helix-hairpin-helix domain-containing protein, with product MRLAIMFLLLINLNTATQAELRTLPGIGPALARRIVEFREKQHGFKRVEELLAIPGMSEKKWKAIKDKIEVK from the coding sequence ATGAGACTGGCAATAATGTTTCTTCTCCTGATCAATCTGAACACCGCGACGCAGGCGGAGCTGCGCACGCTACCCGGCATCGGCCCCGCGCTGGCCAGGCGGATTGTCGAGTTCCGGGAGAAGCAGCACGGATTCAAACGGGTCGAGGAACTGCTGGCAATTCCCGGTATGAGCGAGAAGAAGTGGAAGGCGATCAAAGATAAGATCGAAGTGAAATAA
- a CDS encoding BsuPI-related putative proteinase inhibitor, protein MKSVSKLALLFLLLPATLFAQPGVRMSADFLPLEVGNRWEYDVFNEAGTKVDHLDFSVQEYRIVSGRSFYVLNQFPFASEGDKIRLVRYDRQEHTYLRLLDNDEGPLFLADGARVEVLKADDSGLPSKFVMYGDLVDLTFQRGIGIVEARMHSGAVEIAKLTALHTSEQQLADAKAEGAQISTQPKPPQQTAQIPPGQPQTQPGQRPQQAPQPQRPRTEIENVAKATEETVALDVQASDIAGGTKFLLTVINTTDKLIPFNFTTGQTYDFVITDANGQEIWRWSRRMFFTQVIRQEAMRPNKNWTFEVTWNHRDNELNIAHPGKYTVVGSIASHPPMESPPVVFEVH, encoded by the coding sequence ATGAAATCGGTTTCCAAGCTGGCTTTGCTATTTCTGCTTTTGCCGGCAACCTTATTCGCTCAGCCCGGCGTCCGGATGTCTGCGGATTTCCTGCCGCTGGAAGTAGGGAACCGGTGGGAGTACGACGTCTTCAATGAGGCCGGGACGAAAGTCGATCACCTGGATTTCAGTGTCCAGGAATACCGGATCGTGAGCGGCCGCAGTTTCTATGTCCTCAATCAATTTCCGTTCGCCAGCGAGGGCGACAAAATCCGGCTCGTCCGTTATGACCGGCAGGAGCACACATATCTTCGCCTGCTGGACAACGACGAAGGCCCCTTGTTCCTCGCGGACGGCGCGCGTGTCGAAGTGTTGAAAGCGGACGATTCCGGCCTGCCGTCGAAGTTTGTAATGTATGGCGATCTGGTCGACCTGACGTTTCAGCGGGGTATCGGCATTGTCGAAGCCCGAATGCATTCCGGAGCAGTCGAGATCGCCAAGCTGACCGCACTCCATACCAGTGAACAACAGCTGGCCGATGCCAAGGCCGAGGGCGCCCAGATCTCTACGCAGCCGAAGCCGCCTCAACAGACAGCGCAGATTCCGCCGGGACAGCCGCAGACGCAGCCGGGCCAGCGGCCGCAACAGGCTCCACAACCACAGCGGCCGCGGACCGAGATCGAAAACGTGGCCAAGGCCACCGAAGAGACCGTTGCATTGGATGTGCAGGCCAGCGACATTGCCGGCGGCACGAAATTCCTGCTGACCGTGATCAATACCACGGACAAGCTCATACCGTTCAATTTCACCACGGGACAAACGTACGATTTCGTCATCACCGACGCAAACGGCCAGGAGATCTGGCGCTGGTCGCGCCGGATGTTCTTCACCCAGGTCATCCGGCAGGAAGCGATGCGTCCGAACAAGAACTGGACTTTCGAAGTCACGTGGAACCACCGGGACAACGAGCTCAACATCGCCCATCCCGGCAAGTACACGGTCGTTGGCAGTATCGCCAGTCATCCGCCGATGGAATCCCCGCCGGTCGTGTTCGAAGTTCACTAG
- a CDS encoding succinic semialdehyde dehydrogenase, whose product MDPRGVLIEVRNPVTGEVVGQVAETTAGDLAETVERARQAQARWRALPFAGRARIVRRFHDLLLSRREMVLDTIQSETGKARRDALGEIVTVAGTARYYLANGAGHLQVRRRRPAVPVVTSAEIIYKPHGVVGLITPWNYPFLLGVGDAIPALLAGNAVVVKPSALTPLSAVLARELLVESGLDPDLFALAHGAGEVGSELIGRVDYIGFTGGTATGRKVAVAASERLIPYSLELGGKNPMIVLEGAPLDAAATGLIAGAFANSGQTCISVERAYVQESIYAEFARRVAGKTAALKLGWSKSWNLDMGSMISREHAEKVLERIEKAVAGGAQAIAGGRARSELGPAFVEPTVLTNARDDMPISKEETFGPVIALYPVRTAEEAVARANNSEFGLNASIWAKGGQAQEIARQIETGSAVINSTLLIYNSFDVPMGGVKLSGIGRRHGEQGILRYTQAQSIVSSVAAGGGYDSMLMRVRSQWMADALAGILKVWRRL is encoded by the coding sequence ATGGACCCGAGAGGAGTTCTTATCGAAGTACGAAATCCGGTTACCGGGGAAGTTGTCGGGCAGGTCGCCGAGACAACCGCCGGTGATCTGGCCGAAACCGTGGAACGGGCACGCCAGGCGCAGGCCAGGTGGAGAGCCCTGCCTTTTGCCGGGCGGGCCCGGATTGTCCGCCGCTTTCACGATTTGCTGCTGTCCCGGCGTGAAATGGTTCTGGACACGATTCAGTCGGAGACCGGAAAGGCCCGCCGGGATGCGCTGGGCGAGATCGTGACGGTTGCCGGAACCGCTCGATATTATCTGGCGAATGGCGCCGGGCATCTGCAAGTCCGCCGGCGCCGTCCGGCGGTTCCCGTGGTGACCTCCGCCGAGATTATCTACAAGCCGCACGGCGTCGTGGGCCTCATCACGCCGTGGAATTATCCCTTCCTGCTGGGTGTCGGAGATGCGATTCCGGCGTTGCTGGCCGGAAATGCCGTCGTCGTCAAGCCGTCCGCATTGACTCCGCTCTCGGCTGTGCTGGCGCGCGAACTGCTCGTTGAATCCGGCCTTGATCCGGATCTGTTCGCCCTGGCCCACGGGGCGGGAGAGGTGGGCAGCGAGCTGATCGGCCGGGTGGACTACATCGGATTCACAGGAGGAACGGCCACCGGGCGCAAGGTGGCTGTCGCCGCTTCGGAGCGCTTGATTCCGTATTCGCTCGAGCTGGGAGGCAAAAATCCGATGATCGTTCTCGAAGGAGCGCCGCTCGATGCGGCGGCGACGGGGCTGATTGCCGGAGCCTTCGCGAACAGCGGGCAGACATGCATTTCGGTGGAGCGGGCTTACGTTCAGGAATCGATTTATGCGGAGTTCGCCAGGCGTGTCGCCGGGAAGACGGCGGCGCTGAAGCTGGGCTGGTCGAAGTCGTGGAATCTGGATATGGGCAGCATGATCAGCAGGGAACATGCGGAAAAGGTCCTGGAACGCATCGAGAAGGCTGTCGCGGGGGGAGCCCAGGCGATTGCCGGAGGCCGTGCGCGATCCGAACTCGGTCCCGCATTTGTCGAGCCGACGGTTTTGACGAATGCGCGCGACGACATGCCGATCTCGAAGGAAGAAACCTTCGGCCCGGTTATTGCGCTGTATCCCGTCCGCACGGCCGAGGAGGCAGTCGCCCGGGCGAACAATTCCGAGTTCGGATTGAATGCGTCCATCTGGGCCAAGGGCGGCCAGGCGCAGGAAATCGCGCGCCAGATCGAAACTGGCTCGGCAGTGATCAATTCGACGCTTCTGATCTACAACAGCTTCGATGTTCCGATGGGCGGCGTGAAGCTCAGCGGGATCGGACGCAGGCACGGGGAGCAGGGTATCCTTCGTTATACGCAGGCGCAGAGCATCGTCAGCAGCGTGGCTGCGGGCGGGGGGTACGATTCGATGCTGATGCGGGTGCGCAGTCAGTGGATGGCGGATGCCTTGGCGGGGATATTAAAAGTGTGGCGGAGGTTATGA
- a CDS encoding M20/M25/M40 family metallo-hydrolase: MESSVDNVFSDKRVQRAFRFIAENEPAIEAEQIRLTQIPAPPFGESERARAFADELSRAGLRPEADGIGNVVAAYDGPGRNPVVVGAHLDTVFPASTPLELRRKGRAVLVPGISDNGCGIAALLWMVRAAKEAGIGFRRPVILVGNVGEEGEGNLRGIRYLFENPRWDGRGCEFIAIDGAGFQRITHQALGSRRFRVHLAGPGGHSWADFGRPNPVQAMASAIHLFSTASGVRRSGESFNFGLVRGGISVNAIPRDAVMEVDLRSIVAPNLAELEKRLRRCVNEATRASGVECRIELMGERPSGMTPTGAPLVQAAMDVTRRLGFEPLPDVGSTDANLPISLGIPAIALGGGGSSGNVHTPEEWFDPARREIGIQRLLALVGVVAGLD, translated from the coding sequence GTGGAGAGCAGCGTCGATAACGTTTTCAGTGACAAGCGGGTCCAGCGGGCATTCCGCTTCATCGCAGAAAATGAGCCCGCCATCGAAGCAGAACAGATCCGCCTGACTCAGATACCGGCGCCGCCTTTTGGCGAGAGCGAGCGGGCCCGCGCCTTCGCTGATGAATTGTCGCGGGCCGGCTTGCGGCCCGAAGCGGATGGGATTGGCAATGTCGTCGCGGCATACGACGGTCCCGGCAGGAATCCGGTTGTGGTCGGCGCACATCTGGATACGGTTTTTCCGGCGTCGACGCCCCTGGAATTGCGCCGGAAGGGCCGCGCGGTTCTTGTTCCCGGAATTTCGGACAACGGTTGCGGCATTGCTGCGTTGCTCTGGATGGTGCGGGCGGCAAAGGAAGCCGGCATTGGATTCCGGCGTCCAGTGATTCTGGTCGGCAATGTCGGCGAAGAAGGAGAAGGGAATCTTCGCGGCATCCGTTACCTGTTCGAGAATCCGCGCTGGGACGGCCGCGGCTGCGAGTTTATTGCGATCGACGGCGCCGGATTTCAGCGGATCACGCATCAGGCGCTCGGCAGCCGCCGGTTCCGCGTGCACCTGGCGGGTCCGGGCGGCCACAGCTGGGCGGATTTCGGGCGGCCGAATCCGGTGCAGGCCATGGCGTCGGCAATTCACCTGTTCTCGACGGCAAGCGGCGTGCGCCGCAGCGGCGAATCGTTCAACTTTGGATTGGTGCGCGGCGGCATTTCGGTAAATGCCATTCCGCGGGACGCGGTCATGGAAGTCGATCTCCGCTCGATCGTGGCGCCGAATCTCGCTGAACTGGAGAAGCGCTTGCGCCGCTGCGTTAATGAGGCCACACGCGCGTCCGGCGTCGAGTGCCGGATTGAGCTGATGGGCGAGCGGCCTTCCGGGATGACGCCCACCGGGGCGCCGCTGGTTCAGGCTGCAATGGACGTCACACGGCGGCTGGGGTTCGAACCGCTTCCCGACGTCGGATCGACCGACGCAAACCTGCCGATCTCGCTGGGCATTCCGGCGATTGCCCTGGGGGGCGGGGGGAGCTCCGGAAATGTGCACACTCCGGAAGAATGGTTTGATCCGGCGAGGCGCGAGATCGGTATTCAGCGGTTGCTGGCACTTGTCGGCGTGGTCGCCGGATTGGACTAA
- a CDS encoding energy transducer TonB, whose translation MSVAVHGVLLSVLLLIPLIFTETMKARYTTVQLAPPIPKAQPLEVTHYKEPPRPKPVIEPKPIVAPPPPKPVVVQPPVEKKPEPPKIAAIKLPDVIEREKPIPVVRNTPHLDSNEPAIAAPKAPEVKTGMFSTGSSATPTTNLPAQKVQTGGFGDPNGVKAVGKPGKVGNIAELGSFDLPTGAGAGNGTGGAHGARGVVHSSGFGNGVAPVGGGGNGGGGGGSGRAVQQGGFGDLDGAAKAEAPKRHLETGSAQVPVEILSKPKPDYTAEARTQKVEGEVLVRVMFTAAGEVRVLEVVKGLGHGLDQNALRAAQQIKFKPAQRDGQPVDSTATVHIVFELAY comes from the coding sequence ATGAGTGTAGCGGTTCACGGTGTGTTGCTATCCGTTCTGCTGCTGATTCCTCTCATCTTCACGGAGACGATGAAGGCGAGATATACCACAGTGCAGCTTGCTCCTCCGATACCGAAGGCGCAGCCGCTCGAAGTCACCCATTACAAGGAACCGCCGCGGCCGAAGCCGGTAATTGAACCGAAGCCGATCGTGGCGCCGCCTCCGCCGAAGCCTGTGGTGGTTCAGCCGCCGGTTGAGAAAAAACCGGAACCGCCGAAAATCGCCGCAATCAAGCTGCCGGATGTGATCGAGCGGGAAAAACCAATTCCCGTCGTGCGCAACACTCCGCATCTGGATTCGAACGAACCGGCGATCGCTGCTCCGAAGGCGCCTGAAGTGAAGACCGGGATGTTCTCCACCGGAAGCTCTGCAACGCCGACCACCAATCTGCCAGCGCAAAAAGTCCAGACCGGCGGATTTGGCGATCCAAACGGAGTCAAGGCCGTCGGCAAGCCGGGAAAAGTCGGCAATATCGCCGAGCTTGGCTCGTTCGATCTGCCCACGGGTGCGGGAGCGGGGAATGGAACCGGCGGAGCGCACGGCGCCAGGGGAGTCGTGCACAGTTCGGGATTCGGCAACGGCGTCGCGCCTGTAGGCGGCGGAGGCAATGGCGGTGGCGGTGGCGGATCGGGCCGCGCCGTTCAGCAGGGCGGTTTTGGTGATCTGGATGGCGCAGCCAAGGCTGAAGCGCCGAAGAGACACCTGGAAACCGGTTCGGCACAGGTGCCTGTAGAAATTCTATCCAAACCGAAACCCGACTACACCGCAGAAGCGCGGACACAAAAGGTCGAAGGTGAAGTCCTGGTGCGTGTCATGTTCACGGCCGCCGGGGAAGTGCGCGTGCTTGAGGTGGTGAAGGGGCTCGGACACGGACTTGACCAGAACGCTTTACGCGCCGCTCAACAGATTAAGTTCAAACCTGCACAACGAGACGGACAGCCGGTGGATTCAACGGCCACGGTCCACATTGTTTTTGAATTGGCGTACTAG
- a CDS encoding M48 family metalloprotease, with protein sequence MRNLNFKISIWVFILFFSIGGGFAIAAQKPQQAPPSNTTSAAPVDPTAPSTVSQILDRVVGREAILASKMRTLHPLVETYLQSLDKDDALAFRPVDDQYFLGKLDFNAEEKEHTLLGGEPAPDKITGKITQLYSVKYLPGGFAQMLVVDGHFDKNHYQFEYVRREFLGSVRTLVFDVLPKKGSSGSFRGRIWAEDQEYNIVRFNGTYGPSSSTKMYFHFDSWREYMGPGIWLPAYVYTEESNMGYLVGLRHLRFKGQTRLWGYNVGKASGQNELTALIVESDDVKDKIEDAEGTSPVYALRQWERQAEDNVIQRLEKAALIAPDGEVNKTLETVVNNLEVTNNLDIEPEVRVRVLLTTPLESFTIGHTIVLSRGLIDVLPDEASLATILAHELAHIALGHRLDTMYAFSDRMLFQDPQAFQKLYLKRDPKEEIDADAKAAELLKNSPYKDKLGNAGLFLEAVNARASQLPNLLRAHIGNTMVKGNRVQRMTSLETGAPKLEMTKVDQIAALPLGGRVRVDPWTARIEMPKTKPVALLSAREKMPFEVTPFYIYLTRQTGDTPAKTAQATPATPTGQPATVKQEN encoded by the coding sequence ATGCGTAATCTAAACTTCAAAATATCGATTTGGGTCTTTATTCTATTCTTTTCTATTGGCGGCGGATTCGCCATTGCTGCGCAGAAGCCTCAGCAAGCCCCGCCGTCGAACACGACCTCGGCAGCGCCGGTGGACCCGACAGCTCCGTCTACGGTCAGCCAGATCCTGGACCGGGTCGTCGGACGTGAAGCGATTCTCGCGTCGAAGATGCGTACCTTGCATCCGCTCGTCGAGACCTACCTGCAGAGCCTCGACAAGGATGACGCGCTTGCGTTCCGTCCCGTGGACGATCAGTACTTCCTCGGCAAACTTGATTTCAACGCCGAGGAAAAGGAACACACGCTGCTCGGCGGCGAACCTGCGCCGGACAAGATCACCGGCAAAATAACGCAGCTTTACTCCGTCAAATATCTTCCCGGCGGATTTGCGCAGATGCTTGTGGTCGACGGCCACTTCGACAAAAATCACTATCAATTCGAGTATGTCCGCCGCGAATTTCTCGGTTCGGTGCGCACCCTTGTTTTCGATGTGCTTCCCAAAAAGGGTTCCTCCGGTTCGTTTCGCGGACGCATCTGGGCTGAGGATCAGGAATACAACATCGTCCGCTTCAACGGCACATACGGGCCGTCGTCCTCCACGAAGATGTACTTCCACTTCGACAGCTGGCGTGAATACATGGGCCCCGGAATCTGGCTGCCAGCCTATGTGTACACCGAAGAATCGAACATGGGCTATCTCGTCGGCCTGCGGCATCTGCGCTTCAAGGGCCAGACGCGCCTCTGGGGATATAACGTCGGTAAAGCCAGCGGCCAGAATGAGCTGACGGCATTGATCGTCGAATCCGACGACGTCAAAGACAAGATCGAAGACGCCGAAGGAACATCTCCTGTCTATGCGCTTCGCCAATGGGAGCGACAGGCTGAAGATAATGTCATTCAACGCCTGGAGAAAGCCGCGCTGATCGCACCCGATGGCGAGGTCAACAAAACGCTCGAAACCGTCGTCAACAACCTCGAGGTGACCAACAATCTCGACATCGAACCGGAGGTTCGCGTCCGCGTTCTCCTGACGACGCCGCTCGAGTCGTTCACCATCGGCCACACGATCGTCCTCAGCCGCGGATTGATCGATGTACTGCCCGATGAGGCCAGCCTTGCGACAATACTGGCTCACGAACTCGCTCACATCGCGCTGGGCCATCGCCTGGACACCATGTATGCCTTCAGCGATCGCATGCTCTTTCAAGATCCGCAGGCTTTCCAGAAGCTCTACCTGAAACGCGATCCCAAAGAAGAAATCGACGCCGATGCGAAGGCCGCCGAGCTCCTGAAGAACTCTCCGTACAAAGACAAGCTCGGAAACGCCGGCCTGTTCCTGGAAGCGGTGAATGCCCGCGCTTCACAATTGCCGAATCTGCTTCGCGCTCATATCGGCAACACCATGGTCAAAGGCAATCGCGTACAGCGCATGACGAGTCTGGAAACCGGCGCGCCCAAACTCGAGATGACGAAGGTCGATCAGATTGCGGCCTTGCCGCTGGGTGGACGCGTACGCGTCGATCCCTGGACTGCCAGGATCGAAATGCCGAAGACCAAACCTGTGGCCCTGCTTTCAGCGCGGGAAAAGATGCCGTTCGAAGTGACACCGTTCTACATCTACCTTACACGGCAGACCGGTGACACGCCTGCAAAGACGGCACAAGCCACGCCGGCCACGCCCACGGGGCAACCGGCCACGGTGAAACAGGAAAATTAG
- a CDS encoding CCA tRNA nucleotidyltransferase, with protein MRPDSAIQIIRELRRHGHEAYLVGGCVRDMVMRVEPADYDIATDALPGEVMRIFPRTEAIGAQFGVVLVIHRGHPFEVATFRSDEAYVDGRRPTGVVFTNAEQDVLRRDFTINGLLYDPAEDRIIDYVHGQEDIAARIVRAIGDPHARFEEDKLRILRAVRFGARFGYSIEPATWDAVRAMAPKIHQVSKERIREEITRILTEGQAAHGFRMLDEAGLLAQVLPELEWTDHIRKALELVPSKAEPDFAMAVLLHETALPHVAQIVERLKFSRAEMHHIIALVENLPRFSQIRQMTVSALKRFFRLDRFQDHLELAQIHRVAGNENLDDYEFALRKRKDWGEPEIWPEPLITGDDLIAMGFAPGPSFKQILTRVEDEQLEGRLGIREEAVNFVKREFVRA; from the coding sequence ATGAGACCGGATTCGGCTATCCAGATTATTCGCGAGCTGCGCAGGCATGGACATGAGGCGTACCTTGTCGGCGGCTGCGTTCGCGACATGGTGATGCGGGTGGAACCGGCGGATTACGACATTGCGACGGATGCGCTGCCCGGGGAGGTGATGCGCATCTTTCCGCGCACGGAAGCCATTGGCGCGCAGTTCGGAGTTGTTCTCGTTATCCATCGCGGGCATCCGTTCGAGGTGGCGACTTTCCGTTCGGATGAGGCCTATGTCGACGGCCGGCGGCCGACGGGTGTGGTCTTTACGAATGCGGAGCAGGATGTGCTCCGCCGGGATTTCACGATCAACGGGCTGCTTTACGATCCCGCCGAAGACCGGATCATCGACTATGTCCACGGCCAGGAGGATATCGCCGCCAGGATCGTCCGCGCCATCGGCGATCCGCATGCCCGATTTGAGGAAGATAAGCTGCGAATTCTTCGGGCCGTCCGTTTCGGTGCGCGCTTCGGTTATTCGATCGAACCGGCCACCTGGGATGCGGTCCGCGCGATGGCTCCGAAAATTCACCAGGTCAGCAAGGAGCGCATCAGGGAAGAGATCACGCGCATTTTGACGGAAGGCCAGGCGGCGCACGGGTTCCGGATGCTCGATGAGGCCGGTCTGCTGGCGCAGGTGCTGCCGGAATTGGAGTGGACGGATCACATCCGGAAAGCGCTCGAGCTGGTGCCGTCGAAAGCGGAGCCGGATTTTGCTATGGCTGTCCTGCTGCACGAAACCGCGCTGCCGCATGTCGCTCAGATCGTCGAACGCTTGAAGTTCTCTCGCGCGGAGATGCATCATATTATCGCCTTGGTCGAGAATCTCCCCCGCTTCTCGCAAATCCGGCAGATGACCGTCAGCGCCCTCAAACGGTTTTTCCGCCTGGATCGATTCCAGGATCATCTGGAGCTCGCTCAGATTCATCGCGTCGCCGGCAATGAAAACCTCGACGACTACGAGTTTGCGCTGCGCAAGCGAAAGGATTGGGGGGAGCCGGAAATCTGGCCGGAGCCGCTGATCACCGGAGACGACCTGATCGCGATGGGCTTCGCCCCCGGACCGTCGTTCAAACAGATTCTGACGCGTGTGGAGGATGAGCAGTTGGAAGGGAGATTGGGGATCCGCGAGGAAGCTGTCAACTTCGTGAAGCGGGAGTTTGTGCGCGCATGA
- a CDS encoding acyl-CoA dehydrogenase family protein, translating into MSFKGVDFYRIDDLLSDEERMVRDTVRRFVDDRVIPVIDKHFEEASFPNQLIPEMAEMGLFGGNLPEEYGCANMNNVAYGLVMQELERGDSGLRSFVSVQGALVMYPIFTFGTEEQKRKWLPLLARGEQIGCFGLTEPDHGSDPGGMETRARRTDKGWVLNGTKRWITNGTIADIAIVWAKAGEEIKGFIVETKTPGFQAPEIKNKLSLRASVTSDLILDDVLVPEANVLPKAEGLKGPLMCLNQARYGIAWGGIGAAMACYECVLEYTKGRTQFEKPLAQFQLVQEKLVRMVTEITKGQLLAWRLGRLKDEGKLHFAQTSMAKRNNVWVGLETARLARDLMGASGITLEYPVFRHMCNLESVYTYEGTDHIHALILGEHITGLAAYK; encoded by the coding sequence ATGTCATTTAAAGGTGTCGACTTTTACCGGATCGACGATCTCCTGTCGGACGAGGAACGGATGGTGCGTGATACGGTGCGCCGCTTCGTCGATGACCGCGTCATTCCGGTCATCGATAAACATTTCGAGGAAGCGTCATTCCCCAATCAACTGATTCCTGAAATGGCAGAAATGGGGTTGTTCGGCGGAAACCTTCCTGAAGAGTACGGCTGCGCCAACATGAATAACGTCGCATACGGCCTCGTCATGCAGGAACTCGAGCGGGGCGACAGCGGGCTTCGCAGTTTCGTCAGCGTTCAGGGCGCGCTGGTGATGTATCCGATCTTCACGTTCGGCACGGAGGAGCAAAAGAGGAAATGGCTGCCGCTGCTGGCCAGGGGAGAACAGATCGGTTGTTTCGGACTCACCGAACCCGATCACGGCTCCGATCCCGGCGGCATGGAGACTCGCGCGCGGCGCACAGACAAAGGCTGGGTGCTGAACGGGACAAAGCGCTGGATCACCAACGGAACCATTGCGGACATCGCGATCGTCTGGGCAAAAGCCGGCGAAGAAATCAAAGGATTCATTGTCGAAACGAAAACTCCCGGATTTCAGGCGCCGGAAATCAAAAACAAGCTCTCGTTGCGCGCCTCCGTCACCTCCGATCTGATCCTGGACGATGTGCTGGTGCCCGAAGCGAATGTTCTTCCGAAAGCGGAAGGACTCAAGGGCCCGTTGATGTGCCTCAATCAGGCCCGCTACGGAATCGCCTGGGGCGGCATCGGCGCCGCGATGGCATGCTACGAATGCGTTCTGGAGTACACCAAGGGCCGGACTCAATTCGAAAAACCGCTCGCGCAATTCCAACTGGTCCAGGAAAAGCTCGTGCGCATGGTAACCGAGATCACCAAAGGCCAGCTGCTCGCGTGGCGGCTCGGCCGGCTGAAGGACGAAGGCAAGCTCCACTTCGCTCAAACCTCCATGGCCAAACGAAATAATGTCTGGGTGGGATTAGAAACCGCCCGCCTGGCTCGGGACCTGATGGGAGCGAGCGGGATCACGCTGGAGTACCCGGTCTTCCGTCATATGTGCAATCTGGAGTCGGTGTATACGTACGAGGGAACAGATCATATCCATGCGCTGATCCTGGGGGAGCACATCACGGGGCTGGCTGCCTATAAATAG